The Paenibacillus sp. RUD330 genome has a segment encoding these proteins:
- a CDS encoding glycosyltransferase family 2 protein, translated as MQDNVAIILLNWNSFKDTYDCVESLKKMIHSQFHIFLIDNDSMDNSWSLLNDVFTADSKITLIKSPENLGFAGGNNIGINAALKMGYDYFWLLNVDTVVKEDALSELLLALKKDDKIGITGSKILYYGTNKIWFAGGKVNLFTGKVGHVGMGREDIYNQFNIEKDSQYITGCSLLVQRKVLDTVGLMKEDYFLYYEETDWNIRIKKAGWKTVYIPKSVVFHKVSASSGGEKNPSPFISYYTVRNAFALIKNTQPSYRVFTAFFFLLLKFLYKLVLVFIKRQNRKKERVWYIFKALKDSFEFKMGKHPIYNKSNF; from the coding sequence ATGCAAGATAATGTAGCAATAATTCTGCTTAATTGGAACAGCTTTAAGGATACTTATGACTGTGTAGAATCACTTAAAAAGATGATACACTCACAATTTCATATATTTTTAATTGATAATGATTCTATGGATAACTCTTGGAGTTTGCTCAATGATGTTTTTACTGCAGATTCAAAAATTACATTAATTAAGTCCCCTGAAAATCTTGGTTTTGCTGGTGGAAACAACATCGGAATTAATGCTGCACTAAAGATGGGATATGATTATTTTTGGTTACTTAACGTTGATACTGTCGTAAAGGAAGATGCATTAAGCGAATTACTTTTAGCATTAAAAAAAGACGATAAAATAGGTATTACTGGTTCGAAAATATTATATTACGGGACTAATAAAATATGGTTTGCCGGAGGTAAGGTAAACCTCTTTACCGGAAAAGTTGGGCATGTTGGAATGGGAAGAGAAGATATATATAATCAATTCAACATTGAAAAAGACAGTCAGTATATTACAGGATGTAGTCTATTAGTACAAAGAAAAGTATTAGATACAGTAGGGTTAATGAAAGAAGACTACTTCTTATATTACGAAGAAACTGATTGGAACATTAGAATTAAAAAAGCAGGTTGGAAAACGGTATATATTCCTAAATCGGTGGTCTTTCATAAGGTGTCGGCATCATCTGGAGGAGAAAAAAATCCATCACCTTTCATATCATATTACACTGTTAGAAATGCATTTGCTTTAATAAAGAATACCCAACCTTCTTATAGAGTTTTTACAGCTTTTTTCTTCTTACTCTTAAAGTTTCTATACAAATTAGTATTAGTTTTTATAAAGAGGCAAAATCGAAAAAAAGAAAGAGTTTGGTACATATTTAAAGCCTTAAAAGATAGTTTTGAATTCAAAATGGGTAAACATCCGATTTATAATAAGTCAAATTTTTAG
- a CDS encoding glycosyltransferase family 4 protein: MNKKLYILHEFGAPRHFDSLYYMNKENKMFDQIISIEFSVFNMMYKAIRNKNIENVIRTFRNMMFLFYLSFTRNKDVIIGAAPYHISIYFLLLIKFNHNVIYYSSWPYWDLSRYPRKIYLKNQLKAWRIFLSNINAVAVTEEVKKGLQQYTNNITVIPHCINPECFNITDRLKREENKLNILYVGRLIPEKGIRIILDLANRYKVYNGMQINWNIIGEGELRDEVINQSLGNSNIKYFGQFSNQNELAKMYKMNDILILPSQINNPKWEELFGIVLIEAMACGCVPIASRSVGPSMIISHNVDGILIEPVDDSEAYIIELKKLIVNPELIELFAERSFQKTKSIYTDEINAELWLKVINRESSMGLFLNKVM; encoded by the coding sequence ATGAATAAAAAGCTATATATATTGCATGAATTTGGTGCTCCAAGACATTTTGATTCATTATATTATATGAACAAAGAAAATAAAATGTTTGATCAAATTATATCGATTGAATTCTCAGTGTTTAATATGATGTACAAAGCTATTAGAAATAAAAATATCGAAAATGTAATAAGGACATTTAGGAACATGATGTTCTTATTTTATTTGTCTTTCACAAGAAATAAGGATGTGATAATTGGCGCAGCTCCTTATCATATTTCAATCTATTTCTTACTCTTAATAAAGTTTAATCATAATGTAATTTACTATTCTTCTTGGCCATATTGGGATTTATCTAGATATCCAAGGAAAATTTATTTAAAAAACCAATTAAAAGCTTGGCGAATCTTTTTATCAAATATAAATGCTGTAGCTGTAACCGAAGAAGTGAAAAAAGGATTACAGCAGTATACCAATAATATTACCGTTATTCCGCACTGTATTAATCCTGAGTGTTTCAATATTACAGACAGATTAAAAAGAGAAGAGAATAAACTGAATATTCTTTATGTAGGTCGGTTGATACCAGAAAAAGGAATTCGCATTATTCTAGATCTAGCAAATCGTTACAAAGTTTATAATGGAATGCAAATTAATTGGAATATAATTGGAGAGGGAGAATTAAGAGATGAAGTTATAAATCAGTCTCTTGGAAATAGTAACATTAAATACTTTGGTCAATTTAGCAATCAAAATGAATTGGCAAAAATGTATAAGATGAATGATATACTTATTTTACCATCTCAAATTAATAATCCTAAGTGGGAAGAACTATTTGGAATTGTACTAATTGAAGCAATGGCTTGTGGTTGTGTGCCTATCGCATCTCGATCAGTAGGTCCAAGCATGATTATCTCTCATAATGTAGATGGAATACTAATCGAGCCTGTAGACGATAGTGAAGCATATATTATTGAGTTGAAGAAGTTAATAGTAAATCCAGAGCTAATTGAGTTGTTTGCAGAAAGATCTTTTCAAAAAACCAAGAGTATTTATACTGATGAGATTAATGCAGAGCTTTGGCTTAAAGTAATAAACCGTGAGAGCAGCATGGGGTTATTCTTGAATAAGGTGATGTGA
- a CDS encoding MOP flippase family protein has protein sequence MSLKSEGMKGSKWTSLSTLTVSAIQILQLVILSRILSPVDFGIMGIIQVVLGFANIYSDAGISNVILARDDLNSKNLSSLYFANLFSGLIVTIILIAAAPIISFFYNETRLTFPLIMISIVFLIIPFGQQFQVLFQKNLHFNFLAKIDMISNFSGFFVAIITAVINPNVMSLVYGQMTISVIKALLLCFYGGRKWRHAFYFNFNDIKENLAFGAFQIGEKTVHFFSTNIDKMIIGKIYGTEVLGFYSFAYQLIIIPVLKINPIVTNIAVSLFSRVRNDKDKLKKGYLSIVNYLSVINFPIYFGFILVAPLFIPLFFGEKWSPAIEIIQILSLMGLLRSTISPNTTLTVSNGRADLGFYWTLITMCSLVPSLYIGSSVNGIIGMCWSLVIGQGLLFILNYFFIVKRLIGDCLKEYIYSVLKPFLISICMFLVGYFFDNIVIDQTLNLFITICISGVFYFFLNLIFNRKISMEFYELLLNKKNKKQVNF, from the coding sequence ATGAGTTTAAAAAGTGAAGGAATGAAAGGTTCCAAATGGACATCACTATCTACTTTGACTGTTTCAGCAATTCAAATTCTTCAGCTAGTCATATTGTCAAGAATATTAAGTCCAGTTGATTTTGGGATAATGGGGATCATTCAAGTTGTTCTTGGTTTTGCCAATATTTACAGCGATGCAGGTATATCAAACGTCATTTTAGCACGCGATGACCTAAATTCCAAAAATCTATCTAGCTTATATTTTGCCAATCTTTTTTCGGGATTAATCGTAACCATTATTCTTATAGCTGCTGCTCCTATAATTTCATTCTTTTATAATGAGACGCGGTTGACGTTCCCGTTGATTATGATTTCGATAGTTTTTTTGATTATTCCGTTTGGCCAGCAATTCCAAGTCCTCTTTCAAAAAAATCTTCATTTTAATTTCTTAGCGAAAATAGACATGATTAGTAACTTCTCCGGTTTCTTTGTTGCAATTATTACTGCTGTTATTAATCCTAATGTTATGTCTTTAGTCTATGGGCAAATGACCATTTCGGTCATAAAAGCACTTTTACTTTGCTTTTATGGAGGGAGAAAATGGAGACATGCGTTCTATTTTAATTTTAATGATATAAAAGAAAATCTTGCTTTTGGAGCCTTTCAGATCGGAGAAAAAACAGTACATTTCTTTAGTACTAATATTGATAAAATGATTATAGGAAAGATATATGGTACAGAAGTTCTAGGTTTTTATAGTTTCGCTTATCAATTAATAATAATACCTGTTCTAAAAATAAATCCAATAGTTACAAATATTGCTGTTTCACTATTTTCGAGAGTTAGAAATGACAAAGATAAATTGAAGAAAGGATATTTAAGTATTGTTAATTATTTGAGCGTAATTAACTTTCCTATATACTTTGGCTTTATACTTGTGGCACCTCTTTTTATCCCTCTTTTCTTTGGAGAAAAATGGTCTCCAGCTATTGAAATCATACAGATCTTAAGTTTAATGGGGCTGTTGCGCTCAACCATAAGTCCTAATACTACACTGACTGTTTCTAATGGGAGAGCAGATTTAGGATTTTATTGGACGTTAATCACAATGTGTTCACTTGTGCCTTCTTTGTATATCGGATCTTCCGTTAATGGAATTATCGGTATGTGCTGGTCATTGGTAATTGGACAAGGGCTATTATTTATTTTAAATTACTTTTTCATTGTAAAACGATTAATTGGCGATTGTTTAAAGGAATATATTTATTCTGTATTAAAGCCTTTTTTAATTTCAATATGTATGTTTTTGGTGGGATACTTTTTTGATAATATTGTAATCGATCAAACTTTGAATTTATTTATTACAATTTGCATTTCAGGAGTCTTCTACTTTTTCCTTAATTTAATATTTAACAGAAAAATATCAATGGAATTTTATGAATTGCTACTAAATAAGAAGAATAAGAAGCAAGTGAATTTCTAG
- a CDS encoding sugar phosphate nucleotidyltransferase: MKGIILAGGTGSRLYPLTKVTNKHLLPVGQYPMIYHSIYKLKEAGIDDILIVTGRDHMGDVVNLLGSGYEFGVSFSYKVQDQAGGIAQALGLARSFIGSEPMAVILGDNVFQDDMKPFVENFKRQGRGAKILLKEVHDPERYGVAELDGTLIRSIEEKPKQPKSSMAVTGIYMYDNDVFEIVKGLQPSGRGELEITDVNNAYIQQGSLTYDVLDGWWTDAGTHESWAHANELVRNHTFDLNFGRKLASV; this comes from the coding sequence ATGAAAGGCATCATCCTAGCAGGCGGAACAGGATCCAGGCTTTACCCCTTAACCAAGGTGACCAACAAGCATTTGTTGCCGGTTGGCCAATATCCGATGATCTACCACTCGATCTACAAACTGAAAGAAGCTGGAATCGACGACATCCTCATTGTCACGGGACGTGACCATATGGGCGATGTCGTTAATCTTTTGGGGAGCGGATATGAATTCGGCGTCAGCTTCTCCTACAAAGTGCAGGATCAGGCTGGAGGCATCGCGCAAGCTCTCGGACTGGCGCGCAGCTTTATTGGAAGCGAGCCGATGGCGGTTATTCTTGGCGACAATGTCTTCCAGGATGACATGAAGCCATTTGTGGAGAACTTCAAGCGTCAAGGCAGAGGGGCCAAGATTCTCCTCAAGGAAGTTCACGATCCGGAGCGTTATGGCGTTGCTGAGCTGGACGGAACCTTGATACGGTCTATCGAAGAAAAGCCGAAGCAGCCGAAGAGCTCGATGGCAGTAACCGGCATCTACATGTACGACAATGATGTATTTGAGATCGTAAAAGGTCTTCAACCATCCGGACGCGGCGAGCTGGAGATCACGGATGTCAACAATGCTTATATCCAGCAAGGCTCGCTCACCTACGATGTACTGGATGGATGGTGGACGGATGCGGGTACGCATGAGTCCTGGGCCCATGCCAATGAGCTTGTCCGCAACCATACCTTCGATCTGAACTTCGGCCGCAAGCTGGCATCCGTGTAG